In Rhodothermus sp., the genomic stretch CGTCGGTGACAATCAGACAGCGCCCCTGGCGGAGTGCCAGACGACTGAGCCACCTCGGCAGCGTCTCCAGGGAATCGATCACGACCGGATAATCTCGGCCGCCCGATATTGTCACGTGATGGACCACAACGGCAGGTTGCAGGTTACCCTGGAAGGTGTTCATCTTTAAAAACCCCCTAAAAGGATAGCTGGTCCCAGGAATTTAGAATAAATGCGAGCCAATCTAACAGATCGGCCATTTTTTCTCGAATGGACGACACTGGCACATCAGATCGTAGCGGCAGTGCTGCAGGCAGGCGAGGTGGCCATTGATGCAACCGTGGGCAACGGACACGACACGTTATTCCTGGCTCAGCTGGTGGGAGCGGAAGGACACGTTTACGGCTTCGATGTACAGGAAGAGGCGTTGATCCGGACGCAGCAACGCCTGAAAGCAGCGGCGCTGGAAGGTCGGGTTACACTTTTTCAGAAAAGCCATGAGCAGATGGCCGAGGTGATTCCTTCAGTATGCCATGGGCGCTTCGGGGCCATTATGTTCAACCTGGGGTATCTGCCCGGTGGAACCGACCGCACATGCGTAACGCGGCCGGAGACCACCTTGCCTGCACTCGATGTAGCCCTGCGACTACTACGTCCTGCAGGAGTGTTGACCGTTGTCGCTTACCCGGGACACCCGGGTGGAGACAGAGAGACAGAAGCCGTTCGGCAATGGGCTGAACGCCTTGATCCTGGAGATTTTGTAGCCGTACGTTATGCCTTTTGCAACCGCCGTCGCTTCACGCCAGAGCTGATCGTCGTGTCCAAGCGTCGCTTGTAGGACGCTTAGCGCATCACCACAATCCGGCGCGTCCAGTGTTGCGGGCCAACCTCTACGCGGCAAAGGTACAGGCCAGCCGGCCAGTTGCGAGAAACGATAGGTAAATGATGAGTCCCTGCCGGTAATTGCCCCACAAAAGGCCGGGCCACTTCCTGTCCGAGCAGGTTGTAGATGCGTACAGCGACTGGCTGTGCGATGGGAAGGGTCAACGTCAGCATGGTCTGTCCGGTGTTCGTCGGATTGGGATAAGGTCCCTGCACCATTACAATCGGTAGGTCGGGCAACGGTGCCCTCGCCACCGGTCGAAACGTTGAGATGGCATAGTAGGCACCACTCGGGACCTGCGTGATAACCGGTGGAAAACCCTGTGAGACAGAAAGCGTGGTAGCAATTTCTGCCTGAATGATTTCTACAGGATTGGACTGTTGCCAGTCGGCAGAGATCCAGAAATAGCTGACAAAAATGTCCAGCGGTTGAGAAAAACCCGTCACGCCGCTGACGCGCACGGTGCGCTTGATACGAAGCGTTTCGCGTGATCCAGCCGGGGTTACCAGTGTCCCGTAGGCGTCTACTTCCCAGAAGATCTGCACCGTGGCACCTTGAAGCAGATCCCGGTACTGCTCATACGTCTGGATGATTGTGCTGTCGCCGGTAAGGGCAGTCAGAAAACGTGCAATGAGGGCCAGGTCGGTCGCTGGCACTGAGGGCCACTGCCAGCTTACGCCATCGGTGAGCGGGAATTTCAGGACCGGAAAACGTTCAGGCAGCGTAAGCGTCGAATCGCCAGCGGCCAGACCGTAGTAGTAGTTACCGTCATCTGGAAGCAGACTCCCGTAAATGTAGGCGTTACCCAGCAGTATGGCATGGTCCGCCTCGGGAAAATCAGCAGCGCCCGGCAGGCTGTTATCGTACGCCAGATAAGGCACCGACGAGGTGACCGGAGGCTGATAGTTCAGCGTGGTAAAGTCCCAGGTCTGCGAAGGACCTTGCCTGTCAATAAGCGCCTGAAGGGCCAGTCGCGTCTGAGCCTGTTCGTCCTGCGTGTCACCAAAATCGACATTGTATGTGGTGCTCGCATAGGCTTTACCAATCAGGACCTGAAAGTTGTCGGCATTTAACGTAAACTGAGCCTGTAACGGAAGAGTTATGCTGGCCATGAACAGGAGGCTCAGCATGTAGTGACGACTGCCGTAACTCATGGCTGCGTGCCGTACGAGGTGTCGAATTTCTTCAAAATGTAAGAAATAAGAGCGAAACAAGCAAGCAAGGAAGACGCGCTATGTGCCTGGTACTCTGGGCGTATCAGCAGCATCCTCGTTATCGACTGGTGCTGGCAACGAACCGGGATGAGTTTTATGCACGACCTTCGGCACCGGCACACTGGTGGCCTGAGGCGCCTGACGTGCTGGCCGGGCGTGACCTGGAGGCGGGTGGCACCTGGCTGGGTATTTCTCGAAAGGGTCGCCTGGCGCTGGTGACCAATTACCGGGAGCCAGATCGGCGGGCTACCGGTCGACGTTCGCGTGGCCTCCTACCGCGCGACTTTTTGCAGGGAAATGAACTTCCCGAGGCTTACCTCAACCGCGTACTGGCTGAAGGATCGGCCTACAACGGCTTCAACCTGCTGGTGGGCGATCCCGAGACGCTGGCATACGGATCGAATCGGAATGAGGGCGTCGAGGTGCTGGCGCCCGGTCTGTATGGTCTCAGCAACCACCTGCTGGGCACGCGCTGGCCTAAGGTCAGCCGCGGACTGGAGCGCTTCGAGCAGATCCTGAAGACTGAGGCTATTGACCCGGAAGAGTTGCTGACGTTGCTGGCCGACCGCACACCGGCGCCTGCCGAAGCGCTACCACAGACCGGACTGGGATATGAATGGGAACGCCGACTTTCTGCGATTTTTGTGGTAACCGCCCTGTATGGTACGCGCAGCTCGACTGTGGTTCTCTGGGAGCGCAGAGGACCGCTTACGTTTGTGGAGCGCACCTTCGGGCCAGGTGGGCGCCCTCTCGAAACGCGCTACTATCAGGTAAGCTGTATGGAGCCCTGAAAAACCATACCGCTATCTGACCATTGCACGCCTGCACGACAATCAAACCTGGGCGATACGCCGATCCACGGGGGCGCTGAATGGCGCTACCGCCTGTAATGATCACAGCCAGGGCTCCTTGAACGACAGGGCCAGATACCGTGAGCAGGATATCGAACTGCTGGCGGACAGAAAGATCGACTGGCTTTGCAGGAGATGGTGCATTGGATGAAACCTGGCGCCGTCCAGAAGATCGTCAGCCGATGGACGGTACCCTGCCTGTTCAAAAAAATTCTCCGGTTACACAAACACGACTTCGCGACGGAACCATGCGGCTCTATTTCCTACGTCATGCCGAGGCCCGACCCGCCACGCCTGGTCAACCCGACGCCGAACGGACACTCACCGAGGCCGGCCAGCAGATCGCCCGTCATCTGGGCGAAGCCCTACGACGTATGCAGCTGGCACCGGCTGCGGTCTATAGCAGCCCGTATCGCCGGGCCGTGCAGACCGCCCGGGCAGTGGCTACTGCTCTGTGTGTACCCGTCGTCGAAGATCGGCTGCTGGCGCCGGGATGTGGTCCGGCCGAGCTGGAACTGCTGGTGCAGGCCTATACCCCGGGGAATACGGTACTCGTCGTCGGTCATCAGCCCGACCTGGGTGAACTGGTACGCTGGTTAACCGGTGCCAGCATACGCCTGCCGGCTGGTGGGTTG encodes the following:
- a CDS encoding class I SAM-dependent methyltransferase, which produces MRANLTDRPFFLEWTTLAHQIVAAVLQAGEVAIDATVGNGHDTLFLAQLVGAEGHVYGFDVQEEALIRTQQRLKAAALEGRVTLFQKSHEQMAEVIPSVCHGRFGAIMFNLGYLPGGTDRTCVTRPETTLPALDVALRLLRPAGVLTVVAYPGHPGGDRETEAVRQWAERLDPGDFVAVRYAFCNRRRFTPELIVVSKRRL
- a CDS encoding T9SS type A sorting domain-containing protein, encoding MSYGSRHYMLSLLFMASITLPLQAQFTLNADNFQVLIGKAYASTTYNVDFGDTQDEQAQTRLALQALIDRQGPSQTWDFTTLNYQPPVTSSVPYLAYDNSLPGAADFPEADHAILLGNAYIYGSLLPDDGNYYYGLAAGDSTLTLPERFPVLKFPLTDGVSWQWPSVPATDLALIARFLTALTGDSTIIQTYEQYRDLLQGATVQIFWEVDAYGTLVTPAGSRETLRIKRTVRVSGVTGFSQPLDIFVSYFWISADWQQSNPVEIIQAEIATTLSVSQGFPPVITQVPSGAYYAISTFRPVARAPLPDLPIVMVQGPYPNPTNTGQTMLTLTLPIAQPVAVRIYNLLGQEVARPFVGQLPAGTHHLPIVSRNWPAGLYLCRVEVGPQHWTRRIVVMR
- a CDS encoding NRDE family protein, translated to MCLVLWAYQQHPRYRLVLATNRDEFYARPSAPAHWWPEAPDVLAGRDLEAGGTWLGISRKGRLALVTNYREPDRRATGRRSRGLLPRDFLQGNELPEAYLNRVLAEGSAYNGFNLLVGDPETLAYGSNRNEGVEVLAPGLYGLSNHLLGTRWPKVSRGLERFEQILKTEAIDPEELLTLLADRTPAPAEALPQTGLGYEWERRLSAIFVVTALYGTRSSTVVLWERRGPLTFVERTFGPGGRPLETRYYQVSCMEP
- a CDS encoding histidine phosphatase family protein — translated: MRLYFLRHAEARPATPGQPDAERTLTEAGQQIARHLGEALRRMQLAPAAVYSSPYRRAVQTARAVATALCVPVVEDRLLAPGCGPAELELLVQAYTPGNTVLVVGHQPDLGELVRWLTGASIRLPAGGLAIVETPMLREQAGTLHGLYDPRWLRTVMTGSTD